A single genomic interval of Rhododendron vialii isolate Sample 1 chromosome 3a, ASM3025357v1 harbors:
- the LOC131320669 gene encoding autophagy-related protein 18c-like, producing MSSTLSSSSGILVPSTLGTCESGVSGHFGQVQLDYYDHDETELLSVSWNQDYGCFAAGTCRGFSIYNCDPFEETFRRDLKSGGFGIAEMLFRSNFFALVGCKSNSQYPPNKVIIWDDHQSRCIGEFTFRSEVRAVKLRLDRIVVVLEHKIYVYNFTDSKLLHQIETLANPRGLCCLSHNSNTFVLACPGLRRGQVRIEHFGLIMTKFIYAHESQIACLTLTMDGLLLATASTKGTLIRIFNTVDGTMLQEVRRGVDKADIYCIALSPNVQWLAVSSDKGTVHLFSLRVRVVGEDSSCSSAAQSPAMVCRSSSLSPDALISPSTTANPGSSFSFLKGLLPQYFSSEWSFAQFHLPEYTTFIAAFGSQNTVIIVGMDGSFYRCSFDPVNGGHMLQQEYVRFLKTDNRPK from the exons ATGAGTTCGACACTTTCATCATCTAGTGGAATTCTTGTGCCATCTACGCTTGGTACCTGTGAGTCCGGGGTTTCCGGTCATTTTGGCCAAGTACAATTGGATTATTATGATCATGATGAAACAGAATTGCTCTCCGTCTCATGGAATCAGGACTATGGTTGCTTTGCTGCTGGAACATGTCGTGGTTTTTCTATCTATAACTGTGACCCTTTTGAGGAAACTTTCAGACGTGATCTGAAAAGCGGAGGATTTGGAATCGCTGAGATGCTTTTTCGgtccaatttttttgcacttgtTGGTTGTAAGTCCAATTCCCAATACCCTCCTAACAAAGTAATCATTTGGGATGACCATCAGAGCAGGTGCATTGGTGAATTTACATTTAGGTCTGAGGTTCGGGCAGTGAAACTAAGACTGGATCGCATTGTTGTTGTTCTTGAGCACAAAATATACGTGTACAATTTTACAGATTCCAAGCTTCTTCATCAAATAGAAACTCTGGCCAACCCCAGGGGGCTTTGTTGCCTTTCACACAACTCAAATACATTTGTCTTGGCTTGCCCAGGTCTTCGACGAGGGCAGGTTCGAATTGAGCACTTTGGTTTGATTATGACAAAGTTCATATATGCTCATGAGTCTCAAATTGCTTGCTTAACCTTAACAATGGATGGGCTTCTTCTTGCAACTGCCAGTACAAAGGGTACTTTGATAAGAATTTTCAACACAGTGGATGGGACTATGTTACAGGAG GTTCGAAGGGGAGTGGACAAAGCAGATATATATTGTATTGCTCTATCTCCTAATGTCCAGTGGCTGGCTGTCTCTAGTGACAAGGGCACGGTTCATTTATTCAGCCTCAGAGTTAGGGTGGTGGGGGAGGACTCATCTTGTTCTAGTGCTGCTCAAAGTCCAGCAATGGTTTGCCGGAGTTCCTCATTGTCCCCCGACGCCCTTATTTCTCCCAGTACTACTGCCAACCCTGGTTCATCATTCTCATTTTTGAAAG GGCTATTACCACAATATTTTAGCTCAGAATGGTCATTTGCCCAGTTTCACTTACCAGAATACACTACATTCATCGCGGCATTCGGGTCTCAGAACACTGTTATTATTGTGGGCATGGATGGCAG TTTCTACAGGTGCAGCTTTGATCCTGTGAACGGAGGGCATATGTTGCAGCAGGAATATGTCCGCTTTCTCAAGACGGACAATAGACCGAAATAG